One Fibrobacterota bacterium genomic region harbors:
- a CDS encoding UMP kinase, which produces MSQLRYKRVLLKLSGEAFAGKPDSGNDGGIDPETIRSIAEEVAQVYQSGVQVGVVIGGGNIIRGATLSKVGFDRVSADQMGMLATVINCLAMQDALEKLGIFTRVMSAIKMSSIAEFYIRRRAVRHLEKGRITLFAAGTGNPYFTTDSAATLRAIETNCDIIMKATNVDGIYDKDPNKHKDAVRYETITYTEAINRQLKVMDTSAFALCRENNIPILVFNMNVPGNLVKAARGEKIGTLVNGGE; this is translated from the coding sequence TCCGCTACAAGCGAGTCCTCCTCAAGTTGAGCGGGGAGGCGTTCGCAGGCAAGCCCGATAGCGGGAACGACGGCGGCATCGACCCCGAAACTATCCGCTCCATCGCCGAAGAGGTCGCCCAGGTCTACCAGAGCGGGGTCCAGGTCGGCGTCGTGATCGGCGGCGGCAACATCATCCGCGGCGCAACCCTCAGCAAGGTCGGCTTCGATCGCGTATCGGCCGATCAGATGGGCATGCTGGCCACGGTCATCAACTGCCTGGCCATGCAAGACGCCCTGGAAAAGCTGGGCATCTTCACCCGCGTGATGAGCGCCATCAAGATGTCCTCCATCGCCGAGTTCTACATCCGCCGCCGCGCGGTTCGCCACCTGGAAAAGGGGCGCATCACCTTGTTCGCGGCCGGTACCGGCAACCCGTACTTCACGACGGATAGCGCCGCCACCTTGCGCGCCATCGAGACCAATTGCGACATCATCATGAAGGCCACCAATGTGGACGGGATCTACGACAAGGATCCGAACAAGCATAAGGATGCCGTGCGCTACGAGACCATCACCTACACCGAGGCCATCAACCGGCAGCTCAAGGTAATGGATACCTCCGCGTTCGCCCTCTGCCGCGAGAACAACATTCCCATCTTGGTGTTCAACATGAACGTGCCGGGCAACCTGGTGAAGGCGGCCCGCGGCGAGAAGATCGGAACCCTGGTCAACGGCGGCGAGTAA
- the frr gene encoding ribosome recycling factor yields MLDEKSIRERMQKSVDAVRRDLAKIRTGIASPSILDNVFIDYYGTRTPIPQAAAISVPEPRTLAIKPWDKSLMGLIEKAIQASDIGINPVNDGTYIRLNMPVLTGDRRKDLAKQAKKIGEEAKVAIRNIRRDENDRLKRELTGAGHSEDELKGWQEKVQVITDKFIAEVDKVIADKEKDILTV; encoded by the coding sequence ATGCTCGACGAGAAGTCCATCAGGGAGCGCATGCAGAAGTCGGTGGACGCGGTTCGGCGCGACCTCGCGAAGATCCGCACCGGCATCGCCTCGCCCTCCATCCTCGACAACGTTTTCATCGACTATTACGGCACCCGGACGCCGATTCCGCAGGCCGCCGCCATCTCCGTTCCCGAGCCCCGCACCTTGGCCATCAAGCCGTGGGACAAGAGCCTGATGGGGCTCATCGAGAAGGCTATCCAGGCCAGCGACATCGGCATCAATCCCGTCAACGACGGCACCTACATCCGCCTGAACATGCCCGTCCTGACCGGCGATCGCCGCAAGGACCTGGCCAAGCAGGCCAAGAAGATCGGCGAAGAGGCCAAGGTCGCCATCCGCAACATCCGCCGCGACGAAAACGACCGACTCAAGCGGGAACTCACCGGCGCCGGCCACTCCGAAGACGAGTTGAAGGGCTGGCAGGAGAAGGTCCAGGTCATCACCGACAAGTTCATCGCCGAAGTCGACAAGGTGATCGCGGACAAGGAAAAGGATATCCTCACCGTCTGA
- the uppS gene encoding di-trans,poly-cis-decaprenylcistransferase: MDGNGRWAKKRMLPRVIGHREGTKATKKIVRACGELGVKHLTIYVFSSENWERPLPEVDALMSLLVDMVRQEIEDLMRNNVRLCALGNLSRLPDLTRRELEWGIERTKGNTGLQLNLAVSYGGREEILDAARALAEKAKRGELDPADIDEHAFRSCMYLPQVPDPELLIRTGGDQRISNYLLWQIAYTELYVTPTLWPDFDKEGLLEAIEEYHSRQRRFGKVLEG; this comes from the coding sequence ATGGACGGTAACGGGCGCTGGGCCAAGAAGCGCATGCTCCCCCGGGTCATCGGCCACCGCGAGGGGACCAAGGCCACCAAGAAAATCGTCCGCGCCTGCGGCGAGCTCGGCGTCAAGCACCTTACCATCTACGTCTTCAGCTCCGAGAACTGGGAGCGCCCCCTCCCCGAGGTGGACGCGCTGATGAGCTTATTGGTGGACATGGTGCGCCAGGAAATCGAAGACCTGATGCGCAACAACGTCAGGCTTTGCGCCTTGGGGAATCTTTCCCGCCTTCCCGATCTCACCCGCCGCGAGTTGGAATGGGGTATCGAGCGCACCAAGGGCAATACCGGGCTGCAACTGAACCTGGCCGTCTCCTACGGCGGCCGCGAAGAGATCCTGGATGCCGCCAGGGCCCTGGCCGAAAAGGCGAAGCGCGGCGAGCTCGATCCCGCGGACATCGATGAACATGCTTTCCGTTCCTGCATGTACCTGCCGCAAGTGCCCGATCCGGAGCTTTTGATCCGCACCGGAGGCGATCAGCGGATCTCCAACTACTTGCTCTGGCAAATCGCTTACACCGAGCTCTACGTAACGCCCACGCTTTGGCCCGACTTCGACAAGGAAGGCCTGCTCGAAGCCATCGAAGAATACCATAGCCGCCAACGCCGCTTCGGCAAGGTTCTGGAAGGCTGA
- a CDS encoding phosphatidate cytidylyltransferase produces MQGSDNVTEGAEKRSSMSNLTLRIISAAAMIVIIYGLLVASFVTRWAALALIIAIGAWEFARMVNVKYRGPAVAWVAGLIVFAFAIPYYPGLMDDATGVAATPAAWIWALSILSVLAFTLLGFRYLDIDGMAPWIYMQIFGCAYFGLYASALFGLLQPHTGWRGIFPLIMIQIAIAAADTGAYFVGRKFGKRKLAPSISAGKTIEGAYGGTAFTVLVTVLLGPKLLHTGLAANLGLGLALALTAVSGDLFISVLKRYVGMKDSSNLIPGHGGILDRFNSLIFSAPVALFYLQIVQG; encoded by the coding sequence GTGCAAGGTTCTGATAACGTGACCGAAGGCGCTGAAAAACGTAGCTCCATGTCCAACCTGACCTTAAGAATCATCTCGGCCGCAGCGATGATCGTGATCATCTACGGCCTGCTGGTGGCTTCCTTCGTGACCCGCTGGGCCGCCCTCGCCTTGATCATAGCCATCGGGGCTTGGGAGTTCGCCCGCATGGTCAACGTCAAATACCGCGGGCCCGCGGTGGCCTGGGTCGCGGGCCTGATCGTGTTCGCCTTCGCCATTCCCTATTATCCCGGGCTCATGGACGATGCGACCGGGGTGGCGGCCACGCCGGCGGCATGGATTTGGGCCTTGAGCATCCTTTCGGTACTCGCATTCACCCTGCTGGGGTTCCGCTATCTCGACATCGACGGGATGGCGCCCTGGATCTATATGCAGATTTTCGGCTGCGCCTACTTCGGCCTCTACGCCTCCGCCTTGTTCGGCCTTTTGCAGCCGCATACGGGCTGGCGCGGGATCTTCCCGTTGATCATGATCCAGATCGCGATCGCCGCGGCCGACACCGGGGCCTATTTCGTCGGGCGGAAATTCGGGAAGCGGAAACTCGCGCCCTCTATTTCGGCCGGGAAGACTATCGAGGGCGCTTATGGCGGCACGGCATTTACGGTGCTGGTGACCGTATTGCTCGGTCCCAAGCTCTTGCATACGGGGCTGGCCGCGAATTTGGGCCTGGGCCTGGCCCTCGCCTTGACCGCCGTTTCAGGCGACCTATTCATATCCGTCCTGAAGCGCTACGTGGGCATGAAGGACTCGTCCAACCTGATCCCCGGCCACGGTGGCATCCTCGATCGTTTCAACTCGCTTATCTTTTCCGCCCCGGTCGCCCTGTTTTATCTCCAGATCGTCCAGGGCTAA